The following proteins are encoded in a genomic region of Catharus ustulatus isolate bCatUst1 chromosome 4, bCatUst1.pri.v2, whole genome shotgun sequence:
- the NDUFA12 gene encoding NADH dehydrogenase [ubiquinone] 1 alpha subcomplex subunit 12 — MAEYVQVLKRALKHIGGHGGARGAIMQLLRVNDLKTGNLIGIDKYGNKYYEDKRNFFGRHRWVVYTEEMNGKNTFWEVDGSMVPPEWHRWLHSMTDDPPTTHPPVARKFIWENHKFNVSGTPEQYVPYSTTRKKIHEWIPPKTASK, encoded by the exons ATGGCGGAGTACGTGCAGGTGCTGAAGCGGGCGCTGAAGCACATCGGCGGCCACGGCGGCGCCCGCGGCGCCATCATGCAGCTGCTGAG GGTCAATGATTTGAAGACTGGTAATCTGATAGGAATTGACAAATATGGAAACAAATATTATGAAGACAAAAGAAACTTCTTTG GTCGTCACAGATGGGTTGTATATACTGAGGAAATGAATGGCAAAAATACCTTCTGGGAAGTTGATGGAAGCATGGTGCCCCCTGAATG gCATCGCTGGCTGCACTCAATGACGGATGACCCTCCAACCACTCATCCACCAGTTGCTCGTAAATTTATCTGGGAGAACCATAAATTCAATGTGAGTGGCACTCCTGAGCAGTATGTGCCTTACTCCACTACTCGCAAGAAGATACACGAGTGGATCCCACCTAAAACAGCCAGCAAgtaa